The stretch of DNA TAGAAAGATTTAATGTTGAAATCGACACAATCATAGTCGAGGGAATTCGAGACGAAGACGCTTTAAGAAGAATAGGCTACGAAGGATGTATTCTCCGTCTCTCTAGAACGCGTGGTGTTCTAGGTCTTTCTCTGGTAATTCGAAAAGAACATCAGCATGAGAAAATACTTATTCTAACAGATTTTGACAGAAGAGGTGAGGAGCTGTACAGGAAGATTAAAAGTGAGCTAGAATCAGTGAACGTTAAAATAGATGAAAAATTAAGAATAGAATTAAAGAAAATACTTGAAAAATATTCGCTTAAAACTATAGAATCTATTAAAAGTCTGCTTTAAACAATCTTTAATGATGACTTAAAATATTTTTCTATATTCTTAATTCCAACAATGACAGCGTTT from Thermoproteales archaeon encodes:
- a CDS encoding toprim domain-containing protein gives rise to the protein MWKTGIHERDAPELYRLIERFNVEIDTIIVEGIRDEDALRRIGYEGCILRLSRTRGVLGLSLVIRKEHQHEKILILTDFDRRGEELYRKIKSELESVNVKIDEKLRIELKKILEKYSLKTIESIKSLL